In one window of Acaryochloris thomasi RCC1774 DNA:
- a CDS encoding NAD(P)/FAD-dependent oxidoreductase, whose translation MKELSYLEIPTPDTAAVKTWLQQSFEPAGLKISTSAGCRIRDLDGSGELAIVAWSLQRTTYLKVFRWSQQPVKQEMRLLKQLEKELRADFPYRYPELPTFDREQTSIFEALATDYPETVKYFQRMPNGEYDLTRAYWWEQRWKEGVRQPQTPRQIVFSHRTAAEFPDAPAYDLIYLGGALGVVHAAVMARLGYRVLLIERLPFGRMNREWNISRNEFQSLLDLGLFTQAEFESLIAREYRDGFHKFFDGNNPDHLKSSVLTTPTVLNIALDSEKLLRLCGEKLRKAGGEIWDQTEFTRADVTPKGVTCTVTELQTGQEKQVTGRFLVDAMGTASPIAWQLNGGRSFDSVCPTVGAVLKGLNQEVWDSEYGDVLNSHGDISRGRQLIWELFPAANDELTIYLFHYHQVHPDNPGSLLEMFEDFFTILPEYRRCDLDDLTWIKPTFGYIPGHFSGDSRDRNIAFDRLVAIGDSASLQSPLIFTGFGSLVRNLPRLTDLLNTALRHDLWQAKHLEQIRAYQSNIAVTWLFSRGMMVPTGRHLPPARINSMLNTFFEILAQESQPQAEAFIKDRFGWLPLNKMALKAAWMNPILLFWIWSVVGARDFLRWMGSYWSFTVASLLNTLLRTWFPQFVRRVQPWVENRVPTLWLWLLARSYAVTYSVGQPRVEQSLQPEITCTETKPLVAESRSS comes from the coding sequence ATGAAAGAACTCTCCTATCTCGAAATTCCGACCCCAGATACTGCTGCCGTGAAGACTTGGCTGCAGCAGTCTTTTGAGCCAGCCGGACTGAAAATTTCAACTTCTGCAGGCTGTCGGATTCGAGACCTTGATGGCTCTGGAGAGTTAGCTATTGTGGCTTGGTCCCTGCAGCGCACCACTTATCTCAAGGTTTTTCGCTGGAGTCAGCAGCCTGTGAAGCAGGAGATGCGACTGCTTAAGCAGCTTGAAAAAGAGCTGCGGGCAGACTTCCCGTATCGATATCCAGAACTGCCAACCTTTGATAGAGAGCAGACTTCTATCTTTGAGGCGTTGGCAACGGATTACCCTGAAACCGTCAAGTATTTTCAGCGGATGCCGAATGGGGAGTATGACCTCACCCGCGCCTATTGGTGGGAGCAGCGCTGGAAAGAGGGAGTGCGCCAGCCCCAGACGCCTCGCCAGATTGTGTTCTCGCATCGAACGGCTGCGGAATTTCCTGATGCACCTGCCTATGATCTGATTTATTTGGGCGGCGCTTTAGGCGTTGTTCATGCTGCCGTGATGGCGCGTTTAGGGTACCGTGTTTTGCTGATTGAGCGATTGCCCTTTGGTCGTATGAATCGAGAGTGGAATATTTCTCGCAATGAGTTTCAGAGTCTTTTAGATTTAGGGTTGTTTACGCAGGCTGAGTTTGAAAGCTTGATTGCCCGTGAGTATCGTGACGGGTTCCATAAGTTTTTTGATGGCAATAATCCTGATCACTTGAAGTCTTCGGTGTTGACAACGCCAACGGTACTCAATATTGCCCTCGATTCTGAGAAGTTACTCCGCCTGTGTGGTGAAAAGCTCCGCAAAGCGGGCGGTGAGATTTGGGATCAAACCGAGTTCACGCGGGCTGATGTGACGCCCAAGGGTGTGACCTGTACAGTAACTGAACTGCAGACTGGCCAAGAGAAGCAGGTGACGGGGCGATTCCTCGTGGATGCGATGGGTACGGCTTCCCCAATTGCGTGGCAGCTTAATGGTGGTCGCTCTTTTGATAGCGTGTGTCCGACGGTGGGGGCTGTTCTCAAGGGACTCAATCAAGAAGTCTGGGACTCTGAATATGGCGATGTTCTGAACAGTCATGGCGATATTTCGCGTGGGCGTCAGCTCATCTGGGAACTCTTCCCGGCCGCGAATGATGAGCTGACGATTTATTTATTCCACTATCATCAGGTACATCCTGATAATCCAGGGTCACTGCTGGAGATGTTTGAGGATTTTTTCACAATTTTGCCGGAGTATCGTCGCTGTGATCTGGACGACCTCACCTGGATTAAGCCAACTTTTGGATATATTCCCGGTCATTTTAGTGGCGATAGTCGCGATCGCAACATTGCCTTCGACCGCCTCGTCGCCATCGGCGACTCTGCCTCTCTACAGTCCCCCTTGATCTTTACCGGATTTGGATCCCTAGTTCGTAATTTGCCGCGCCTGACGGACCTACTGAACACTGCTCTCCGTCACGATCTCTGGCAGGCCAAACACCTAGAGCAGATTCGCGCCTATCAGAGCAACATCGCCGTCACCTGGTTATTCTCGCGAGGCATGATGGTGCCGACTGGTAGACATCTGCCACCCGCACGAATTAACTCAATGCTCAACACGTTTTTTGAAATACTGGCCCAGGAATCACAACCTCAGGCCGAGGCCTTTATCAAAGATCGGTTTGGTTGGCTACCGCTCAATAAAATGGCCCTCAAAGCTGCCTGGATGAACCCGATCCTGCTGTTCTGGATTTGGTCAGTTGTGGGTGCCCGTGACTTTCTGCGCTGGATGGGCAGCTACTGGAGCTTTACTGTTGCTAGCCTATTGAATACTCTCTTGCGTACCTGGTTTCCGCAGTTCGTACGGCGAGTGCAGCCCTGGGTTGAGAATCGAGTACCCACGCTGTGGCTGTGGCTGTTGGCCCGCAGCTACGCTGTGACCTATTCTGTCGGACAGCCGAGGGTTGAGCAGTCGCTTCAGCCCGAAATTACCTGTACAGAGACAAAGCCGCTGGTGGCCGAGTCTCGCTCTTCGTAG
- a CDS encoding putative bifunctional diguanylate cyclase/phosphodiesterase, whose product MSHPITSELLAALGIATYEKVTDRNFKSVGQMPAWLADVKPELLNGQPSTCLSEVFPFLEYFLTDVETQWPHAAQQIAKSGLWSEQTQAGETLYLEASILAVGTKQLLLIAAQEASANEKGALIQKARENSLSYSSDRRQNSQELVNSTFYDALTGLPNQTYLSLQLTQAFEICRQDKAGQSAILMISIDQFNLLASSLGHVASEQLLVQFAWRIKEYLIPETVLARCDSNEFALLFPYVVSFEQVTHLSNRILTVLKSPFTFNNQEVVISANMGLARSREEYKQAQDLWRDAHTAMEQAKTLGGAQLVIFEPFMHHQAVRQFQLENDLYQAVGDQDLQIHYQPILTIKGEVIEGFEAFVRWFHPQRGSIAPLKFLPVAESIGLMSAIDLWLMREACFRIQQWCKVTHAFLTVSVNVSAVQFKQPHLAQQISQVLKETNIKPQHLQLEFHEQVLLKHLTRSRLVLEQLRALGVQLCVDDFSGSYAAMNALQQLPLNTLKLAPSCLTSLMHSQPQYQTAVGLIIQLAHELKIKVSAKGVENNQQLQALAKVGCNDAQGYFLAGPLNGTRAAQLLSQQQQFTNNTT is encoded by the coding sequence ATGAGTCATCCCATTACTTCGGAACTACTAGCAGCCCTTGGCATCGCAACCTATGAGAAGGTGACAGATCGGAACTTCAAGAGTGTAGGTCAAATGCCAGCTTGGCTTGCGGATGTCAAGCCAGAATTATTAAATGGCCAGCCTAGCACTTGTCTATCTGAAGTTTTTCCATTTCTAGAGTATTTCTTAACCGACGTTGAGACTCAATGGCCTCATGCAGCTCAGCAGATTGCAAAATCAGGGCTGTGGTCAGAGCAAACTCAAGCAGGTGAGACACTATATCTGGAAGCGTCAATCTTAGCGGTGGGTACGAAGCAACTGCTCTTAATTGCAGCCCAAGAAGCTAGCGCTAACGAAAAGGGAGCTCTTATTCAGAAAGCGAGGGAGAATTCGCTCAGTTATTCATCAGACCGGAGGCAGAACAGCCAAGAGCTTGTTAACAGCACTTTTTACGATGCCTTAACAGGGTTACCCAATCAAACATATCTTTCTCTACAGCTCACGCAAGCTTTTGAGATCTGTCGGCAGGATAAAGCTGGCCAGTCAGCAATTCTCATGATTTCCATTGATCAGTTTAATCTGCTGGCGAGCAGTTTAGGGCACGTCGCTAGCGAGCAGCTACTTGTCCAGTTTGCTTGGCGCATCAAAGAATATTTGATTCCAGAGACTGTACTGGCGCGCTGTGACAGCAATGAGTTCGCTCTTTTGTTCCCCTATGTGGTCAGCTTTGAGCAGGTCACTCATCTGTCTAATCGGATTTTAACAGTACTGAAATCTCCGTTTACTTTCAACAATCAAGAGGTTGTTATCTCAGCCAACATGGGTTTGGCGCGTAGCCGTGAGGAGTATAAGCAGGCTCAAGATCTTTGGCGTGATGCTCACACAGCAATGGAGCAAGCAAAAACTTTGGGTGGTGCACAACTGGTCATATTTGAACCATTCATGCACCACCAAGCCGTGAGGCAGTTTCAACTTGAGAATGATCTGTACCAGGCCGTAGGCGATCAGGACCTCCAGATCCATTACCAGCCAATTCTGACCATTAAAGGTGAAGTAATCGAAGGTTTTGAGGCTTTCGTCCGTTGGTTCCATCCACAGCGCGGCTCCATTGCCCCTTTAAAATTTCTACCGGTCGCAGAGTCCATTGGGCTTATGAGTGCCATTGACCTCTGGCTGATGCGTGAAGCCTGTTTTCGCATTCAGCAGTGGTGTAAGGTGACGCACGCTTTTCTAACGGTGAGCGTCAACGTATCAGCGGTCCAGTTCAAACAGCCGCATTTAGCACAGCAAATTTCTCAAGTTCTCAAAGAAACGAATATCAAGCCCCAACACCTGCAGTTGGAGTTCCATGAGCAGGTCTTGCTCAAGCATCTCACTCGTTCTCGCCTTGTTCTAGAACAGCTGAGAGCGCTAGGGGTTCAGCTATGCGTCGATGACTTTAGCGGTAGCTATGCAGCGATGAATGCGTTACAGCAGCTACCACTCAATACGTTGAAGTTGGCGCCATCCTGTCTTACTTCTTTGATGCACAGTCAGCCACAATATCAGACTGCTGTAGGTCTGATTATCCAACTAGCCCATGAGCTAAAGATCAAGGTCAGTGCAAAGGGTGTAGAAAACAATCAGCAACTGCAGGCGTTGGCAAAGGTGGGCTGTAATGACGCCCAAGGCTATTTCCTTGCTGGTCCTTTAAACGGCACTCGGGCCGCTCAATTGCTCAGTCAACAGCAACAATTCACTAACAACACAACATAA
- a CDS encoding Rab family GTPase produces MLQKKICMIGAFATGKTSLVSRFVRGIYSDKYQTTVGVKIDKKTMQIGEQTVNLILWDIHGEDEFQEIRMSYLRGSSGYILVVDGTRSETLDKAISLQAEIKKEIGDVPIMMMLNKSDLTSEWELDEQTIEQLSKDSQWTVIKSSAKAGLGVEECFHSLATQMVNR; encoded by the coding sequence ATGCTGCAAAAGAAGATTTGCATGATTGGTGCCTTCGCGACAGGGAAAACAAGCTTGGTCTCACGGTTTGTTAGAGGTATTTACTCTGACAAATATCAAACAACCGTGGGCGTCAAGATTGACAAGAAAACCATGCAAATTGGAGAGCAAACGGTCAATTTGATCCTGTGGGATATTCATGGGGAAGATGAATTTCAAGAGATCAGGATGTCTTATCTCAGAGGTTCATCAGGCTATATCCTTGTTGTTGATGGGACACGTAGTGAAACCTTAGATAAAGCGATCTCTCTTCAAGCTGAAATAAAGAAAGAGATTGGTGATGTACCGATTATGATGATGTTGAATAAGTCTGATTTGACCAGCGAATGGGAACTCGATGAGCAAACCATTGAACAGCTTTCTAAAGACAGTCAGTGGACTGTGATCAAAAGCAGCGCGAAAGCAGGGCTTGGGGTTGAAGAATGCTTTCACAGTTTAGCCACCCAAATGGTTAACCGTTAG
- a CDS encoding OmpA family protein, whose product MHDLSSENNPSSQHNQDKPDKHLDESGESLDELRSLLLGPELQARIMNLKLRPEDISRALPEAIILSAEDQGKLTTAAVPTVEDAIRNSVNQDHNILSEALFPVIGPATRKAVSAALQNLTQSLNEGLEHSLSLQSFQWRIEAARTGKSFAEIVLLRTLLYQVEQVLLIHKDTGLLLQQLVADTVIAQDADLVSAMLTAIQDFIKDSFRVEGGDSLETLQFGELTVWIEEGPQALMACVIRGTAPQDIRGLFQDVLEKIHLVCSQDLKQFQGDDTAFAQSQPYLQECLQAQFKPKRRSLSPLAWLFLGLILLGIGWQLFGVYQRRKVMGNYVATLQQRPGLVIVDSKLKNRKILISGMRDPLAVDPLSLAEPNKINPQKVKTTWEPYLSFHPELVKARAEQRLQPPATVSLSVDGQNTLIAAGTAKQDWIAQLQKQALQIPGVMQISTEQLKPAERQTLNRLQKQIEGRNILFDEGRSQPLPTSESVFQQLAQDVEAATQLATALNLKLILSIEGRADRVGTERENFLISQARANAIRERLMRRQISPSILKIKPLGAAQGPQTQEQGLSERRVSFKVTLE is encoded by the coding sequence ATGCACGATCTGTCATCCGAGAACAATCCATCCTCCCAGCACAATCAAGATAAGCCGGATAAGCATCTTGATGAGTCTGGAGAGAGTCTTGATGAGTTGCGATCGCTTCTCTTAGGACCAGAACTGCAGGCTCGGATCATGAATCTCAAGCTGCGTCCAGAAGATATCAGCCGCGCCTTGCCAGAGGCAATCATTCTGAGTGCTGAAGACCAGGGGAAATTAACCACTGCCGCCGTTCCCACCGTTGAAGATGCCATTCGAAATTCCGTCAATCAAGATCATAATATTCTGTCCGAAGCGCTATTCCCCGTCATTGGTCCAGCAACGCGTAAAGCTGTTTCCGCCGCTCTGCAGAACTTAACGCAATCTCTAAATGAAGGACTAGAGCATAGTCTGTCTCTCCAAAGCTTTCAATGGCGTATCGAAGCCGCACGAACCGGTAAATCTTTCGCCGAGATTGTGCTGCTGCGCACCCTCCTCTATCAAGTGGAGCAGGTCCTGCTTATTCATAAAGATACCGGCCTTCTGCTGCAGCAGCTTGTCGCTGACACAGTGATTGCCCAGGATGCAGACCTCGTCTCAGCTATGTTGACCGCTATTCAAGACTTTATTAAAGACTCCTTTCGTGTTGAGGGGGGAGATTCTCTCGAGACCCTCCAATTCGGCGAACTCACCGTCTGGATTGAGGAAGGTCCCCAAGCGCTGATGGCCTGCGTCATTCGGGGAACAGCCCCCCAAGACATTCGGGGATTATTTCAGGATGTCCTAGAAAAGATTCATCTTGTTTGCAGCCAAGACCTCAAGCAATTTCAGGGAGACGACACCGCCTTTGCCCAAAGCCAGCCCTATCTACAAGAGTGTCTACAGGCTCAATTTAAACCCAAGCGACGCTCTCTTTCCCCGCTAGCTTGGCTCTTCCTTGGCCTAATTCTGCTGGGCATAGGCTGGCAGCTCTTTGGCGTCTATCAACGCCGCAAAGTGATGGGTAACTATGTAGCAACTCTGCAGCAGCGACCGGGGCTGGTTATCGTAGACAGCAAGCTGAAAAACCGCAAGATTTTGATTTCAGGCATGCGCGACCCTCTAGCCGTCGATCCGCTCTCCCTCGCAGAACCCAACAAGATAAACCCGCAAAAAGTCAAAACAACCTGGGAGCCATACCTTTCTTTTCATCCAGAGCTAGTAAAAGCCAGAGCCGAGCAGCGCCTCCAGCCTCCTGCGACAGTATCCCTCTCCGTTGATGGGCAGAATACGCTGATAGCAGCAGGCACCGCAAAGCAAGACTGGATCGCGCAGCTACAGAAACAAGCTCTACAGATTCCTGGCGTCATGCAGATCAGCACAGAACAGCTCAAGCCTGCTGAACGGCAAACTCTTAATCGCCTACAAAAGCAAATTGAAGGACGCAATATTTTGTTCGACGAAGGGCGATCGCAACCCCTGCCTACCAGCGAATCTGTATTTCAACAGCTTGCCCAGGATGTGGAAGCCGCGACACAGCTCGCAACCGCCCTCAACCTCAAGCTTATCCTCTCCATCGAAGGGCGAGCTGATAGGGTAGGAACAGAGCGTGAGAACTTCTTAATCAGTCAGGCACGAGCCAATGCAATTCGAGAGCGTCTCATGCGTCGTCAAATCAGCCCATCGATTTTGAAGATAAAGCCCCTTGGAGCTGCTCAAGGTCCTCAAACACAAGAGCAGGGTCTGTCAGAACGCCGAGTTTCGTTTAAGGTAACTTTGGAATAA